From Scomber japonicus isolate fScoJap1 chromosome 22, fScoJap1.pri, whole genome shotgun sequence, one genomic window encodes:
- the dennd4c gene encoding DENN domain-containing protein 4C isoform X3 — MIEDKGHRVTDYFVVAGLTDKSTPLEQDLSETKSSGPKSPITDLAVINRSAGETVPEGFTCIDSTYSGQPANLNHGSLKSPELFLCYRRARGKAPLIDIGVLYEGKERLIQGCEVIQATPYGRCANVNNSSATSQRIFITFRRAPPVQPQNSLAVTDICVIVTNKGETPPHTFCKVDKNLNCGMWGSSVFLCYKKSVSASNSISYKAGLIFRYPEEDYESFPLSESVPLFCLPMGAKIECWAPNTRDPLPVFSTFVLTISSGEKVYGSAIQFYEPYQVDLLSEKQKIQLGLLTTVEKKMIPNRPVNTNKCICLLSRWPFFESFRKFLMFLYKLSVSGPHPLPIEKHISHFMHSVSFPSPQRPRILVQLSAHDTLILSQPVCTPLPLSGADYSTLLMNLGSENCATVLHFVLLESKILLHSLRPAVLTGVAEAVVAMIFPFQWQCPYIPLCPLSLAGVLNAPCPFIVGVDSRYFDLYDPPPDVVCVDLDTNTIYLSDEKRHSNWKNLPKKPCKSLINSLSNLHHQLATVSVRQTTQEESAVDMTPIEADFTWHKKKTALEMEIQEAFLRFMASILKGYRSYLKPITQAPSEKATAADSLYDLQGFLKSRDRAHQKFYSQLTKTQIFIRFIEECTFVSDKDTGLAFFDDCVEKLFPSDKITDKGTKVEGETSEDTRLLELDESQKSEHTVFVMPPEPPVESGSEPSARYTYKSFPRLQIELFDRPRELRPAISSRAAGASLSSSPALLAKRTKQEIKLAYKMAKRFYSNPQLWSRCLFSHCYSLWFICLPAAVRLAKSKSRAMHQAYNVLLKMRTTEVEVLDEVCYRVVMQLCGVWGLPVMAVRVLVEMKKAGVHPNAITYGYYNKAVLESPWPSRNRSGLFMWTKLRNVLRGVGQFKQALDRTSSKKEPANSTTAASIGGSSVTDADRLSHGSADSSSEVNGRQYDQGYGSKDELHQELAEPSHVLSTDNTNTVKAQRNGGDISSSVDSAVAVAEPPSPVDVPSSVPSIVKLSTGSFDAGRETGAGKLFRRQSNNEDVSLPDDDASVASVDVANKPQQQRQKAFAERSCSFSAETRAGMLLEKGVDHMASQMGADARILTAALSGGQSPTPNVVPKALFKDLEEEPEDDQGLTLGKLSEEAPEEGKGLDKEANEVKIEKRERKQTETQDDESGARGVPLERADVEAGADPLSILVSETEESASVNSQEPPRSVPAVVSRNLAEEIEMYMSLRNPMGAKSSSMELQQAQGDSIDAPQPKPTIERRASLPVPPVKTPIGSPGDTPKRSPSTVTRSKTFAVKTKTSGSTTASPGPRSSSLTALVKSSQGGSLGSVINSISGIKMDTLLSGPKIDVLKSSMKQAANVASKMWGAVASAYAYSDDEDEQGQGGCGFPAHLDEHMLAAHDIDDSPDRGAIPGLVANGLNQSCTSLGSSSGSSDTGRGTHQTHPTPGRAGRGPDSEQGSSLHASSSSIYQNCALEVLMSSCSQCRSCEALVYDEEIMAGWTADDSNLNTNCPFCRTAFLPLLHIEFHDLRTMTGFYMNPSASGDSIHSTSAQPTPSSSADIKVPDLISFPEEDSRETTDNNAGAQKSLIPEPVQSDPLGLLEHQAAGKQQKCSGTSLTRSNSVGGPLQSLDSSQRPGHGVSTTSLPCSLQEVSDGMGTKRPNPKPVSVPYLSPLVLRKELETLLENEGDQVIYTHKFLSQHPIIFWNLVLYFRRLDLPTHLPGLILNSEHCNNGVQLPLTSLSQDSKQVYVQLLWDNINLHKEPEEPLYLLWRTFMEKKGTLAPTDHQEIRTLLNTIVRNIQTNDVYGPINLLIREIKRRPEGVKRQRSIYREILFLSLVALGRENIDVEAFDREYRQAYDELSAEQLKSLHRMDRPPSPSMQWCLKCFGPPVI, encoded by the exons ATGATTGAGGACAAGGGTCACCGTGTGACTGACTACTTTGTGGTGGCCGGGCTGACAGACAAGTCCACGCCATTGGAGCAGGACCTGTCAGAGACCAAGTCCAGCGGGCCCAAATCGCCCATCACTGACCTTGCCGTCATTAACAGGTCGGCTGGGGAAACGGTGCCTGAGGGCTTCACCTGCATTGACAGCACCTACAGCGGCCAGCCAGCCAACCTTAATCATGGCAGTCTGAAGAGCCCCGAGCTCTTTCTGTGCTACAGAAGAGCTCGAGGGAAGGCTCCTCTCATTGACATTGG TGTGCTGTACGAGGGCAAGGAGCGTCTGATCCAGGGCTGCGAGGTCATCCAGGCCACGCCATACGGCCGCTGCGCCAATGtcaacaacagctctgccacCTCACAGCGCATCTTCATCACCTTCCGCCGCGCACCACCCGTCCAGCCTCAGAATTCCCTGGCGGTGACGGACATCTGTGTCATCGTTACCAACAAAGGCGAGACGCCACCACATACCTTTTGCAAGGTGGACAAGAACCTCAACTGTGGCATG TGGGGTTCCAGCGTGTTTCTGTGTTATAAGAAGTCAGTATCTGCGTCCAATTCTATCAGTTACAAAGCCG GTCTCATCTTTCGTTACCCAGAGGAGGACTATGAGTCTTTTCCATTGTCAGAGTCTGTGCCTCTGTTTTGTCTGCCCATGGGCGCCAAGATTGAATGTTGGGCACCAAACACACGTGACCCTCTGCCTGTCTTCTCCACGTTCGTCTTAACCATCTCTTCTGGTGAAAAG GTGTATGGATCAGCCATCCAGTTCTATGAACCGTATCAAGTGGATCTTTTGAGTGAGAAGCAGAAGATCCAGCTGGGCCTACTCACCACAGTGGAGAAAAAGATGATCCCAAACCGGCCTGTAAACACCAATAAATGCATCTGTCTCCTCTCCCGCTGGCCCTTCTTTGAGTCCTTCCGCAAGTTCTTAATGTTTCTCTACAAGCTGTCCGTCTCAGGCCCGCACCCACTGCCTATTGAAAA GCACATCTCGCACTTCATGCACAGTGTGTCATTTCCTTCTCCTCAAAGGCCTAGAATCTTGGTCCAG CTCTCAGCACATGATACGTTGATCCTCTCCCAGCCTGTGTGTACACCTTTACCCCTCAG TGGGGCGGACTACAGCACTCTGCTGATGAATCTGGGCTCAGAGAACTGCGCCACGGTGTTGCACTTCGTCCTGCTGGAGAGCAAGATCCTGTTGCACTCGCTGCGGCCCGCTGTGCTCACTGGAGTGGCCGAGGCTGTGGTGGCT ATGATCTTCCCCTTCCAGTGGCAGTGTCCATACATCCCCCTGTGCCCGCTCTCTCTAGCAGGCGTCCTCAACGCCCCATGTCCGTTTATAGTTGGTGTGGACTCCCGCTACTTCGACCTTTACGACCCCCCACCAGATGTTGTCTGTGTGGATCTGGACACCAACACTATCTACCT GTCTGATGAGAAGAGACACAGCAACTGGAAAAACCTCCCAAAGAAACCCTGCAAGAGCCTCATTAACTCACTAAGCAACTTGCACCACCAGCTGGCCACAG TTTCAGTGCGTCAAACCACACAGGAAGAATCAGCAGTGGACATGACCCCCATCGAGGCAGACTTCACATGGCACAAGAAGAAGACAGCCCTGGAGATGGAAATCCAGGAAGCGTTCCTTCGCTTCATGGCATCCATCCTGAAGGGCTACCGCTCCTACCTCAAACCCATCACCCAGGCACCATCTGAGAAGGCCACGGCAGCAGACTCTCTTTATGATCTGCAAG GGTTTCTAAAAAGCAGAGACCGTGCACACCAGAAATTCTACTCCCAGCTCACCAAGACCCAGATCTTCATCCGCTTCATCGAGGAGTGCACTTTTGTCAGTGACAAGGACACGGGTTTGGCCTTTTTTGACGACTGCGTCGAGAAG CTTTTTCCCTCTGATAAAATCACCGACAAGGGCACCAAG GTTGAAGGAGAAACATCTGAGGATACGAGGCTGTTGGAGCTGGACGAGTCCCAGAAGAGTGAGCACACCGTTTTTGTCATGCCTCCTGAACCTCCAGTTGAAAGCGGATCTGAACCCTCTGCCAGATACAC CTATAAAAGTTTCCCCAGGCTGCAGATAGAGCTATTTGACCGTCCCAGGGAGTTACGGCCAGCAATtagcagcagagcagctggGGCCAGTCTGTCCAGCAGCCCTGCACTACTGGCTAAGAGGACAAAGCAG GAAATCAAGCTAGCGTACAAAATGGCGAAGCGTTTCTACTCCAACCCTCAGCTGTGGTCCCGTTGTCTGTTCAGTCACTGCTACAGCCTGTGGTTCATCTGCCTGCCAGCAGCTGTAAGACTGGCCAAGTCCAAAAGCAGAGCCATGCATCAGGCATACAACGTCCTCTTAAAGATGAGGACCACTGAGGTGGAGGTGCTGGATGAG GTGTGTTACAGAGTGGTGATGCAGCTCTGTGGTGTTTGGGGTCTTCCTGTCATGGCTGTGCGAGTCCTGGTTGAGATGAAGAAAGCTGGAGTTCATCCCAATGCCATCACATATGGATACTACAACAAG GCGGTCTTAGAGAGCCCGTGGCCCAGCCGAAACCGCAGCGGCCTATTTATGTGGACGAAGCTTCGTAATGTGCTGCGTGGAGTGGGCCAGTTCAAGCAAGCTCTAGACCGTACATCTTCCAAGAAGGAACCAGCTAATTCTACCACAG CTGCATCAATAGGTGGGTCATCAGTCACTGACGCTGACCGTTTGAGTCATGGAAGTGCAGACAGCTCAAGTGAAGTCAACG GCAGACAGTATGATCAAGGCTACGGCTCCAAGGATGAGTTACATCAGGAGCTGGCTGAGCCTTCACACGTCCTTTCCACtgacaacacaaacactgtcaAAGCTCAACGTAATG GAGGTGACATTTCCAGCTCAGTGGACAGTGCGGTAGCTGTAGCAGAGCCCCCAAGTCCTGTTGATGTGCCCTCGTCTGTTCCTAGTATTGTGAAGCTGTCCACAGGGAGCTTTGATGCTGGCAGGGAAACAG GTGCAGGAAAGCTGTTCAGGAGGCAGAGCAACAATGAAGATGTGTCTCTACCTGATGATGATGCTTCAGTGGCTTCTGTGGATGTAGCTAACAAGCCTCAACAGCAACGGCAGAAAGCCTTTGCTGAACGCAGCTGTAGCTTCAGCGCTGAAACCCGAGCTGGAATGCTTTTGGAGAAAGGCGTGGACCACATGGCCAGCCAGATGGGCGCTGATGCCCGTATTCTGACTGCAGCGCTCTCTGGAGGTCAAAGTCCAACACCTAACGTTGTGCCCAAAGCACTTTTTAAAGACCTGGAAGAAGAACCAGAAGACGATCAGGGCTTGACACTGGGGAAGCTGTCAGAGGAAGCAccagaagaaggaaagggactTGATAAAGAGGCGAATGAAGTGAAAATAGAGAAACGAGAGAGGAAACAGACTGAAACACAGGACGATGAGTCTGGAGCGCGGGGAGTTCCCCTCGAGAGGGCGGACGTGGAGGCGGGTGCCGACCCACTCTCTATCCTGGTTTCAGAGACTGAAGAGTCTGCCTCAGTTAACAGCCAGGAGCCTCCACGCTCCGTGCCTGCTGTGGTGTCCCGCAACCTGGCCGAGGAAATTGAAATGTACATGAGTCTTCGAAACCCCATGGGTGCTAAGTCCTCCAGCATGGAGCTCCAGCAGGCCCAGGGAGACTCCATTGACGCCCCACAGCCCAAACCGACCATAGAGCGGCGGGCCAGCCTCCCTGTGCCTCCTGTTAAAACTCCAATTGGCTCCCCAGGAGACACACCCAAACGCAGCCCCAGCACTGTCACTCGCTCCAAGACATTCGCTGTAAAGACAAAGACATCAGGCAGCACAACGGCTAGCCCAGGTCCTAGATCGTCCTCACTGACGGCGCTGGTCAAGTCCTCCCAGGGAGGGTCGCTGGGCTCCGTCATTAACTCCATTTCAGGCATCAAGATGGACACCCTGTTGTCTGGGCCTAAAATTGATGTGCTTAAGTCAAGCATGAAGCAGGCAGCAAATGTCGCTAGCAAAATGTGGGGGGCAGTTGCTTCAGCATACGCCTATTCAGATGATGAG GATGAACAAGGTCAGGGTGGCTGTGGGTTCCCAGCCCATCTGGATGAACACATGCTGGCAGCACATGACATCGACGACAGTCCTGATAGAGGAGCCATCCCAGGGTTGGTGGCCAACGGTCTGAACCAGAGCTGCACCAGCCTgggcagcagcagtggcagtAGCGACACAGGCCGAGGCACACACCAGACAC ATCCAACTCCTGGGAGAGCAGGCAGGGGTCCTGACTCTGAGCAAGGCTCCTCACTTCacgcctcctcctccagcatctacCAGAACTGTGCACTGGAG GTGCTGATGTCCAGTTGCTCTCAGTGCCGCTCCTGTGAAGCGCTGGTGTATGATGAGGAGATCATGGCAGGTTGGACAGCCGACGACTCCAATCTCAATACCAACTGTCCTTTCTGTCGCACAGCCTTCCTTCCCTTGTTGCACATTGAGTTTCATGACTTGCGGACGATGACCGG GTTCTATATGAATCCTAGTGCCTCAGGAGACAGTATCCACAGCACCAGTGCCCAGCCCACCCCTAGCAGTTCAGCTGACATTAAGGTGCCAGACCTTATCAGTTTCCCTGAAGAGGATTCGAGGGAGACTACAGATAATAATGCTGGAGCACAAAAGAG TCTGATTCCAGAGCCAGTGCAGTCGGACCCCCTGGGTCTACTGGAGCACCAGGCTGCAGGGAAGCAGCAGAAATGCAGTGGGACGTCACTGACACGCAGCAACAGTGTTGGAGGCCCACTGCAGAGCCTGGACTCCTCCCAGAGACCTGGTCATGGTGTCTCAACTACCAGCCTGCCCTGCAGCCTGCAGGAAGTGTCG GATGGAATGGGAACCAAACGACCAAACCCCAAGCCTGTGTCCGTACCGTACCTCAGCCCCTTAGTGCTGCGCAAGGAGCTGGAGACCCTACTGGAGAATGAGGGAGATCAG GTGATCTACACCCACAAATTCCTCAGCCAGCACCCCATCATCTTCTGGAACCTGGTGTTGTATTTCCGCCGCCTTGACCTGCCGACTCACCTGCCTGGGCTCATCCTCAACTCTGAACACTGCAACAACGGAGTACAG CTGCCCCTGACGTCATTGTCCCAGGACAGTAAGCAGGTGTACGTCCAGCTCCTGTGGGACAACATCAACCTGCACAAGGAACCGGAAGAACCCCTCTACCTACTCTGGAGGACCTTTA TGGAAAAGAAGGGGACATTGGCTCCAACAGACCATCAGGAGATTCGTACGCTTCTCAACACAATTGTTCGCAACATCCAGACCAACGACGTCTACGGGCCAATCAACCTGCTGATCCGAGAGATCAAACGGCGTCCTGAGGGGGTCAAACGTCAGAG GAGTATTTATAGGGAAATATTATTCCTCTCACTGGTGGCCTTGGGACGGGAGAACATCGACGTAG AGGCTTTTGACAGGGAGTACCGCCAGGCCTACGATGAACTTAGCGCAGAGCAGCTCAAGTCGCTGCACCGCATGGATCGCCCACCCAGCCCCAGCATGCAGTGGTGCCTTAAATGCTTCGGACCGCCAGTTATCTGA